One part of the Arachidicoccus terrestris genome encodes these proteins:
- a CDS encoding transposase, producing the protein MNFLARQFGCVRFVYNYALELRQKTYEQTGKSLSYYDTAKMLPVLKSRQETGWLGEVIAQPLQMAMQNVDDSYRRFFKGQNRYPRFRCRSGRQCFKLPQGFRVEGDHLWLPKLKTGIRIKISRQIKGKILYLHLSRTTTGNYYVSFTCEVPREILAGTGKDTGVDVGVKDAAILSDGTRYENIKPLKTLEKKLKHRQKQLSKKQKGSKSRKRQRRKVARLHERIKNLREDHLHKITTDIVKKHDCVAVENIAVKNMLKNHCLAKSLSDASLGKLLTQLEYKCDWYGRKFVKVDRFFPSSKTCYVCGEKKEDLTLADRTWTCSCCHTTHDRDVNAARNILREGLKILSGCGTQSDTKQKQAEAFPPGESVKPEAKAMQEEKPDA; encoded by the coding sequence ATTAATTTTCTGGCCCGGCAATTTGGCTGCGTCAGGTTCGTGTACAATTATGCCCTTGAACTGCGGCAAAAGACCTATGAACAGACCGGCAAATCCCTGTCTTACTATGATACCGCCAAAATGCTGCCTGTGCTTAAAAGCCGGCAGGAAACCGGGTGGCTGGGCGAGGTGATCGCCCAGCCACTGCAGATGGCCATGCAAAATGTAGATGATAGCTACAGGCGTTTCTTTAAGGGACAGAACAGGTACCCCAGATTCAGGTGCAGAAGCGGCCGTCAGTGCTTTAAGCTGCCACAGGGCTTCAGGGTGGAGGGTGATCACCTCTGGCTCCCTAAACTGAAAACAGGGATCAGAATAAAAATAAGCAGGCAGATCAAAGGGAAAATCTTATACCTGCATCTGTCCAGGACCACTACAGGCAACTATTACGTTTCCTTCACCTGTGAGGTCCCCAGAGAGATACTGGCCGGTACGGGTAAGGATACCGGCGTCGATGTAGGGGTCAAGGATGCCGCCATCCTGTCGGACGGCACCAGATATGAAAATATCAAACCGCTGAAGACACTGGAGAAGAAACTAAAACACAGACAAAAGCAGCTCTCAAAAAAGCAGAAAGGCAGCAAATCCAGGAAACGGCAACGCCGTAAAGTAGCCCGGCTGCATGAAAGGATAAAGAACCTCAGGGAGGACCACCTGCATAAGATCACTACCGACATCGTCAAGAAACACGACTGTGTCGCGGTAGAGAACATTGCGGTGAAAAACATGTTGAAAAACCACTGTCTGGCAAAGTCCCTGTCAGACGCTTCACTGGGAAAGCTACTGACCCAGCTCGAGTACAAATGCGACTGGTATGGCCGGAAGTTCGTGAAAGTTGACCGGTTCTTTCCCTCTTCCAAAACCTGTTATGTCTGCGGGGAAAAGAAAGAAGACCTGACTCTGGCAGACAGGACCTGGACCTGCAGCTGCTGCCATACCACGCATGACAGAGATGTCAATGCCGCCAGGAACATACTCAGGGAAGGTCTGAAAATATTGTCTGGCTGTGGTACGCAGTCGGACACTAAACAAAAACAGGCGGAGGCGTTCCCACCAGGGGAGTCTGTGAAGCCTGAAGCGAAGGCTATGCAAGAGGAAAAACCTGATGCATAG
- the panD gene encoding aspartate 1-decarboxylase has protein sequence MLIEVLKSKIHRAVLTEANLNYVGSLTLDEALMDAAGMIEGEKVQIVNVNNGERLETYLIKGKRDSGTVCLNGPAARKGAVGDIIIIISYAHMDFEEAKTFRPQVVFPREGTNKLP, from the coding sequence ATGTTAATCGAGGTATTAAAATCGAAAATCCATCGGGCAGTATTGACCGAAGCGAATTTAAACTATGTCGGAAGCCTCACCCTGGATGAAGCCCTGATGGACGCAGCAGGAATGATTGAAGGAGAAAAAGTGCAGATCGTTAATGTCAATAACGGCGAGCGCCTTGAAACCTACCTCATCAAAGGCAAAAGAGACAGCGGTACCGTTTGCCTAAACGGCCCTGCTGCCAGAAAAGGTGCAGTAGGTGATATTATTATTATTATATCTTATGCACACATGGATTTCGAAGAAGCTAAGACCTTCCGTCCCCAGGTCGTCTTTCCCAGAGAGGGAACGAATAAACTGCCTTAA
- a CDS encoding 2,3,4,5-tetrahydropyridine-2,6-dicarboxylate N-succinyltransferase, which produces MKELIEAAWQDRSLLENQKYVDAVRSVIEEVDKGRLRTAAPTESGWQVNEWVKQAILLYFGVQKMQTWDLAPFEFHDKMLLKKDYATMGVRAVPHAVARYGAFLGKNVVLMPSYVNIGAYVDEGTMVDTWATVGSCAQIGKGVHLSGGVGIGGVLEPLQASPVIIEDGCFIGSRCIVVEGVIVEKEAVLGANVVLTKSTKIIDVSGEKPIEIKGRVPARSVVIPGSYPKEFPAGTYNVNCALIIGQRKPSTDLKTSLNDALRDFNVAV; this is translated from the coding sequence ATGAAAGAACTTATTGAAGCCGCCTGGCAAGACAGGTCCTTACTGGAAAACCAAAAATATGTGGATGCCGTTCGGAGTGTTATCGAAGAGGTAGATAAAGGCAGACTCCGCACAGCTGCTCCCACCGAGAGTGGCTGGCAGGTAAATGAGTGGGTAAAACAAGCCATTTTATTATATTTTGGTGTACAGAAAATGCAAACCTGGGATCTGGCGCCTTTCGAGTTTCATGATAAAATGTTGCTGAAAAAAGATTATGCGACTATGGGCGTACGAGCAGTACCTCATGCTGTCGCACGTTATGGTGCTTTTTTAGGCAAAAACGTTGTTTTAATGCCTAGCTATGTAAATATCGGGGCTTATGTGGATGAAGGTACAATGGTAGACACCTGGGCGACAGTTGGCAGCTGTGCACAGATAGGCAAAGGCGTTCACCTAAGCGGCGGTGTTGGTATCGGTGGTGTACTGGAGCCTTTACAGGCTTCTCCGGTCATTATTGAAGACGGATGCTTTATCGGTAGCCGTTGTATTGTAGTTGAAGGCGTGATTGTAGAAAAAGAAGCCGTATTGGGTGCCAACGTAGTCTTAACCAAATCCACCAAAATTATTGATGTCAGCGGTGAAAAGCCCATTGAAATTAAAGGTCGGGTTCCTGCCCGCAGTGTGGTGATTCCAGGTAGTTATCCTAAGGAATTCCCTGCCGGCACCTATAATGTGAACTGTGCCCTGATCATCGGTCAGCGTAAACCCAGCACAGATCTTAAAACAAGTCTCAATGACGCGCTTCGTGATTTTAATGTAGCCGTCTAA
- a CDS encoding L-threonylcarbamoyladenylate synthase, with product MHKDFEIDLHKCLSCLETDGIFLYPTDTVWGLGADASNETAVQRIMHLKNRPANKSFVVLVADQVQLAQYVTDIDQRIQPYLRQFHKPTTVIYPGAHGLAPTVIAADGSVAIRICNDPFCQELLRRSGKALLSTSANLSGQAAPALYAEMDPAIIQGVDYVVRYRQDDTERSAPSTIIKWHPDLLNTADNKSPIEIIRN from the coding sequence ATGCACAAAGACTTTGAAATAGACCTACACAAATGCCTTTCTTGTTTGGAGACCGACGGTATATTCCTGTATCCAACTGACACCGTATGGGGGTTGGGCGCAGATGCGTCCAATGAAACTGCTGTTCAGCGTATTATGCATCTTAAAAACCGCCCTGCCAACAAGAGCTTTGTCGTATTGGTGGCGGACCAAGTGCAATTGGCACAATATGTAACAGATATTGACCAGAGAATTCAGCCTTATTTGCGGCAGTTTCATAAACCGACCACGGTTATTTACCCCGGCGCACATGGACTGGCGCCAACTGTCATTGCTGCTGATGGCTCTGTTGCTATTAGAATATGCAATGACCCTTTTTGTCAGGAACTATTACGTAGGTCGGGTAAAGCCTTGTTAAGTACTTCTGCGAACTTAAGCGGTCAGGCAGCTCCTGCATTATACGCGGAAATGGACCCTGCTATTATACAGGGTGTTGATTATGTCGTCAGGTATAGACAGGATGATACTGAGCGTTCCGCTCCCTCAACTATTATTAAGTGGCATCCAGATCTGTTGAATACAGCAGACAATAAGAGTCCTATTGAAATCATCAGGAACTAA
- a CDS encoding DUF47 domain-containing protein produces MGLNNFGKIFMPKNKIFYDLFESVAETLTTMGKELKRMVDESDRDKRAVVVSRLEDLEHKNDEATHQLFTELGRNFITPFDREDVHALAMSLDDVADCIYASAKKIHFYNVNPNESSIQKMAELIELGTREIQVAVNCLRDMKHLRKMTESLIRINSIENQADDIYDLSIEKLFQVEEDFKSLIKKREVFQVMEKVVDKMEDAANTVESIIIKYS; encoded by the coding sequence ATGGGACTGAACAACTTTGGGAAAATTTTTATGCCAAAGAATAAGATCTTCTATGATCTGTTTGAAAGTGTGGCAGAAACGCTGACCACGATGGGTAAAGAACTCAAACGTATGGTAGATGAGTCCGACAGAGATAAACGAGCAGTTGTTGTTTCCAGACTGGAAGACTTGGAACACAAAAATGATGAAGCCACCCATCAGTTATTTACAGAATTAGGCAGGAACTTCATTACACCTTTCGACAGAGAAGATGTTCACGCCCTGGCCATGTCCTTAGATGATGTTGCAGATTGTATATATGCTTCCGCCAAGAAAATCCACTTTTATAATGTGAATCCGAATGAGTCCAGTATCCAGAAGATGGCTGAGCTTATTGAATTAGGTACCAGAGAGATCCAGGTGGCGGTTAATTGCCTGCGCGATATGAAGCACTTAAGAAAAATGACCGAATCCCTGATTCGTATCAATAGTATTGAGAACCAGGCAGATGATATTTATGATCTGAGTATTGAGAAGCTCTTCCAGGTAGAAGAGGACTTTAAAAGCCTGATTAAGAAGAGGGAAGTGTTTCAGGTAATGGAAAAAGTAGTTGATAAAATGGAAGATGCCGCTAACACGGTAGAGTCCATTATTATTAAATACTCTTAA
- a CDS encoding inorganic phosphate transporter — protein MFGFSALLIVVIVLALIFDYINGFHDAANSIATIVSTKVLTPFQAVLWAALWNFVAYFIFKEHKVANTVAKTIHPEYITMTIILAGIVAAIIWNLITWWFGIPSSSSHTLIGGFIGAALARIGHFDVIEMYNLGKTVLFIFLSPIIGMFLAFVITVIINWIARKSHPYKAEKWFKRLQLVSSAAFSLGHGGNDAQKVMGLITVALLLDKNGGAPLAENAPILETMLHNNWIPLACYTAIGLGTMSGGWKIVKTMGSRITKVTPIEGVAAESAAASTLILTEAMGVPVSTTHTVTGAIMGVGATKRLSAVRWGVTVNLIWAWVLTIPVSALMAAIVYWLLRHLFNLPA, from the coding sequence ATGTTCGGATTTTCCGCATTATTAATTGTTGTTATTGTCCTGGCCCTGATATTTGATTATATCAATGGTTTCCATGATGCCGCCAATTCAATTGCTACTATTGTCTCCACAAAGGTGCTGACGCCTTTTCAGGCGGTACTTTGGGCGGCACTTTGGAATTTTGTCGCCTATTTTATTTTTAAAGAACATAAAGTCGCCAATACAGTTGCTAAGACTATCCATCCGGAATATATCACGATGACGATTATTCTGGCCGGAATTGTTGCTGCTATCATCTGGAATCTGATTACCTGGTGGTTTGGTATTCCCTCCAGTTCTTCCCATACATTAATCGGAGGTTTTATCGGTGCTGCTTTGGCAAGGATAGGCCACTTTGATGTAATTGAGATGTACAATCTGGGTAAGACAGTCTTGTTTATCTTTCTGTCACCAATTATTGGGATGTTCCTGGCCTTTGTAATAACAGTAATTATTAATTGGATTGCCAGAAAATCGCACCCGTATAAAGCGGAAAAGTGGTTTAAAAGACTGCAGCTGGTGTCTTCAGCCGCCTTTAGTCTCGGGCATGGGGGTAATGACGCTCAAAAGGTGATGGGGTTGATTACTGTGGCGCTTTTGTTGGATAAGAACGGCGGCGCACCACTGGCGGAAAACGCACCTATTCTGGAAACGATGTTACATAATAACTGGATCCCGCTGGCCTGTTATACTGCAATTGGTCTTGGGACGATGAGCGGTGGCTGGAAGATCGTTAAAACGATGGGGTCAAGAATCACCAAAGTAACGCCTATTGAAGGTGTCGCCGCGGAATCTGCGGCGGCTTCTACTTTGATCCTGACAGAAGCCATGGGAGTGCCGGTTAGTACCACGCATACGGTAACCGGTGCGATCATGGGAGTAGGGGCTACAAAGAGACTTTCCGCGGTACGTTGGGGGGTAACCGTGAACCTGATCTGGGCATGGGTGCTTACGATTCCTGTCAGCGCGTTGATGGCGGCTATAGTCTACTGGCTGTTGAGACATCTGTTTAATCTGCCTGCATAA
- a CDS encoding 3-keto-disaccharide hydrolase, which translates to MKTILVGLALMTAVGCSAGGSNDQADAPWEPLFNGKDLSGWTQKGGKAGYEVKDGMVVGSTVHNTPNSFMCTDKNYGDFILELDYKVDPSMNSGIQIRSNSMPVYQNGRVHGYQVEIDPSDRAWSAGIYEEAQRGWLVPLTDNPKAGHAFKQNDWNHYRIEAIGDTIKTWINGIAAANLIDDKTHDGFIALQVHQIGDKDSAGKQIMWKNIRIITKDVAKYSTPSTAKPTYTKNTLTAAEQKDGWKMLWDGKTTNGWRGAKLDHFPDKGWSIENGELIVNAADGKESADGGDIVTVDQYGDFELRVDFKLTKGANSGIKYYVDPALNKGAGSAIGLEYQILDDENHPDAKLGAQPGSRTVCSLYDMIQADPKKPINPIGQWNTAYIVSKNNHVEHWLNGVKVLEYDRGSKDFERLVKESKYKVWPNFGLAKRGHILLQDHGNKVFFRNVKIKALN; encoded by the coding sequence ATGAAAACGATTTTAGTAGGCTTAGCATTAATGACGGCAGTGGGTTGTAGTGCCGGGGGAAGTAATGACCAGGCTGATGCGCCATGGGAACCCCTGTTTAACGGAAAAGACCTCTCTGGCTGGACACAAAAAGGTGGCAAAGCCGGCTACGAAGTGAAGGATGGCATGGTGGTCGGTAGTACCGTCCATAATACACCCAATTCATTTATGTGTACAGATAAAAATTATGGTGATTTTATTCTGGAGCTGGATTATAAGGTAGATCCGTCGATGAACTCGGGTATACAGATTAGAAGTAATAGTATGCCGGTCTATCAGAATGGTAGAGTACACGGCTATCAGGTCGAGATTGATCCTTCTGACAGAGCCTGGAGTGCAGGCATATATGAAGAAGCACAACGCGGTTGGCTTGTACCTTTAACCGACAATCCTAAGGCAGGACATGCATTCAAACAAAACGATTGGAACCATTACCGCATTGAGGCTATTGGTGATACCATCAAAACATGGATCAATGGTATAGCTGCCGCTAATCTGATTGATGACAAGACCCATGATGGTTTTATTGCTCTGCAGGTACATCAGATAGGAGATAAGGATTCTGCCGGCAAACAGATTATGTGGAAAAATATCCGGATCATCACCAAAGATGTCGCAAAGTACAGCACTCCTTCAACCGCCAAACCCACATATACTAAAAATACGTTGACTGCCGCAGAGCAGAAAGATGGCTGGAAAATGCTTTGGGATGGCAAAACAACTAACGGCTGGCGTGGTGCAAAACTGGATCATTTTCCCGACAAGGGCTGGAGTATTGAAAATGGGGAACTGATTGTCAATGCTGCCGATGGTAAAGAATCTGCAGACGGAGGTGATATAGTGACAGTGGATCAATATGGCGATTTTGAGTTACGTGTTGATTTTAAGCTGACCAAGGGCGCTAACAGTGGTATCAAATACTACGTAGATCCAGCACTGAATAAAGGTGCCGGTTCTGCTATTGGCCTGGAATACCAGATACTGGATGATGAAAATCATCCCGATGCTAAATTGGGGGCACAGCCAGGAAGCAGAACTGTTTGTTCCTTGTATGATATGATTCAGGCAGATCCGAAAAAACCAATTAACCCGATCGGACAGTGGAATACGGCTTATATTGTTTCTAAGAATAACCATGTAGAACATTGGTTGAATGGTGTAAAAGTGCTGGAATACGACAGGGGTAGTAAGGATTTTGAACGTTTGGTTAAAGAAAGCAAATATAAAGTGTGGCCTAATTTCGGGTTAGCTAAAAGGGGACATATCCTGCTGCAGGATCACGGTAATAAAGTGTTCTTCAGAAACGTAAAAATCAAAGCATTAAACTAA
- a CDS encoding Gfo/Idh/MocA family protein, whose amino-acid sequence MTTRRDFISKTLLSSAGLMLGKTVMSMPASSYNRIIGANDRINVALAGLGRRVGAYYDPMGRKEANAQVLYLCDVMQSQREKCLKAISKHITNKPVLENDIRKVLEDKNVDVLVNATPDHWHTPGSIMAMHAGKNVYVEKPCSHDMQENEWLVATAKKLNKVVQMGNQQRSSAHTIEIINEIHKGIIGTAYKAVAFYSNSRGEVPKQTKAPVPDGLDWELWQGPAIRRDYTDNTWDYNWHWYGWNYGTAEAGNNATHELDIARWALGVDYPEYAEVEGAKRHFLNDGWEMYDTILSTFKFPENKIIQWDGKSRNGYSTYGSDRGTIIFGSEGTVYVDRNKYRLMDRTGKLVKKFDSSSHEAGNALGGGGDTTTDHMINFLNTIRGKEKLHAPIADASISMAMVHYTNMAYRSGKGFTVNPKNGQVQDAEVQKLWGRQYASGWQPKI is encoded by the coding sequence ATGACGACAAGAAGAGATTTTATATCAAAGACATTACTGAGCAGTGCAGGGCTCATGTTGGGTAAAACGGTCATGAGTATGCCGGCCAGCAGCTATAATAGGATTATCGGCGCTAATGACAGGATCAATGTGGCGCTTGCAGGTCTGGGCAGAAGGGTAGGTGCTTATTACGATCCAATGGGCAGAAAAGAAGCGAACGCACAGGTGCTCTATCTGTGTGATGTGATGCAAAGCCAGCGCGAAAAATGCCTGAAAGCAATTTCTAAACATATTACCAATAAGCCGGTCTTGGAAAATGATATCAGAAAAGTACTGGAAGACAAGAATGTAGATGTATTGGTCAATGCAACACCGGATCACTGGCATACGCCTGGATCTATTATGGCTATGCATGCCGGCAAAAATGTATATGTAGAAAAGCCTTGCAGTCATGATATGCAGGAAAATGAATGGTTGGTAGCCACCGCAAAAAAACTGAATAAGGTGGTCCAGATGGGAAATCAGCAACGTTCTTCGGCACATACCATTGAGATTATTAACGAGATCCATAAGGGTATTATTGGTACGGCTTATAAAGCAGTTGCCTTTTATTCCAATTCCAGGGGGGAGGTACCTAAACAGACCAAAGCGCCTGTACCGGATGGATTGGATTGGGAGCTCTGGCAGGGGCCGGCTATCAGAAGAGATTATACAGACAATACATGGGACTATAACTGGCACTGGTATGGCTGGAATTATGGTACAGCTGAGGCAGGAAATAACGCTACACACGAACTGGATATAGCCAGGTGGGCGCTGGGTGTGGATTACCCTGAGTACGCAGAAGTCGAAGGTGCTAAGCGACATTTCCTAAACGATGGATGGGAGATGTATGATACTATTTTGTCTACCTTTAAATTTCCTGAAAACAAGATCATCCAGTGGGATGGCAAGAGCCGTAACGGTTATAGCACCTATGGTTCGGACAGAGGAACGATTATTTTCGGGAGTGAAGGGACGGTCTATGTTGACAGAAATAAATACCGCTTGATGGACAGAACGGGTAAGCTGGTTAAAAAATTTGACAGTAGTAGCCATGAAGCAGGGAATGCCCTGGGTGGTGGTGGCGATACTACTACAGATCACATGATTAATTTTTTAAACACCATTAGAGGTAAAGAAAAATTACATGCGCCTATCGCGGATGCCAGTATTTCTATGGCTATGGTACATTACACCAATATGGCGTACCGCAGCGGCAAAGGCTTTACAGTTAATCCCAAAAATGGCCAAGTGCAGGATGCCGAAGTCCAGAAACTTTGGGGGCGACAATATGCCTCTGGTTGGCAGCCTAAAATCTGA
- a CDS encoding Gfo/Idh/MocA family protein — protein sequence MKDSSRRSFIKNGSIIAAGAGVASLLPLDLLAAARKKIAPSDKIRVAAIGVNGMGFSDLKSILKNPEVTVASIVDVDERVSAKRSAELAKQGFKVNTLIDYRKVLDDKNIDAVIIGTPDHWHAKMMVDACNAGKDVYCEKPTGHSIEECRVMVEAQKKYGNAVQVGQWQRSQKHFKDAVDFVQSGKLGKVRLVKTWAYIGWKDSIPVEPDSPVPPGVHYDQWLGPAPKRPFNINRFHFSFRWFYDYAGGLMTDWGVHMIDYAMLGMKASHRFPKSVAAIGGKTGYPDDAQQWPDTMSAVYDFGDFNMVWEQAMGIGGGPYGRGHGVAFIGNNGTLVLDRGGWEVIPEKKSSGYLMEAVPKQKSVDNGLDLHTKNFVEVIKSRKLSDLKTPIEDGCQVAMNCCMGNIAQRVQKTIHWDSQALQFTDKQSNQYLKSEYHNSIAFPKV from the coding sequence ATGAAAGATAGCAGTAGACGGTCCTTTATTAAAAACGGATCCATTATTGCGGCCGGTGCCGGAGTGGCGTCTTTATTGCCACTGGATTTGCTGGCTGCAGCGAGAAAGAAGATAGCCCCTTCGGACAAGATCCGTGTGGCGGCAATCGGCGTAAATGGCATGGGCTTTTCTGATTTAAAATCGATTCTTAAGAATCCGGAGGTTACAGTAGCTTCTATCGTGGATGTAGATGAGAGGGTATCAGCCAAGAGGTCCGCGGAATTGGCAAAACAGGGTTTTAAAGTCAATACCTTAATAGATTACCGGAAGGTATTAGACGATAAAAATATTGATGCCGTTATTATCGGTACGCCGGACCACTGGCATGCCAAGATGATGGTAGATGCCTGTAACGCCGGGAAAGATGTTTACTGTGAGAAACCGACCGGACACTCGATCGAAGAGTGCCGTGTGATGGTGGAGGCACAGAAAAAATATGGCAACGCCGTTCAGGTAGGGCAGTGGCAACGAAGTCAGAAGCATTTTAAAGACGCCGTTGATTTTGTGCAATCAGGGAAGCTGGGTAAAGTAAGGTTGGTAAAAACCTGGGCTTATATTGGCTGGAAGGATTCCATTCCTGTAGAACCAGACAGCCCTGTCCCACCAGGCGTACATTATGACCAATGGTTGGGTCCCGCTCCTAAAAGACCGTTTAATATCAATCGATTCCACTTTAGTTTTCGGTGGTTCTATGATTATGCCGGCGGGCTGATGACTGATTGGGGCGTGCATATGATTGATTATGCGATGCTCGGCATGAAGGCCAGCCACCGTTTTCCCAAGTCAGTAGCTGCTATTGGCGGCAAGACAGGTTATCCGGATGATGCTCAGCAATGGCCGGACACGATGAGTGCGGTTTATGACTTTGGTGATTTTAATATGGTTTGGGAACAAGCCATGGGCATTGGCGGAGGTCCTTATGGTAGAGGACATGGCGTCGCATTTATCGGCAACAACGGAACTTTAGTGCTTGACAGAGGCGGTTGGGAAGTGATTCCGGAAAAGAAAAGCTCTGGCTATTTGATGGAAGCGGTTCCGAAACAAAAATCTGTGGATAATGGTCTGGACCTGCACACGAAAAATTTTGTGGAGGTCATTAAATCAAGAAAGCTCTCGGATTTAAAAACACCCATTGAGGATGGGTGTCAGGTCGCGATGAATTGCTGTATGGGCAATATAGCCCAAAGGGTCCAAAAAACGATCCATTGGGACAGTCAGGCACTGCAGTTCACGGACAAACAGAGCAATCAGTACCTGAAATCTGAATATCACAATTCAATTGCCTTTCCTAAAGTATAG
- the galE gene encoding UDP-glucose 4-epimerase GalE: MAKKKILVTGGCGYIGAHTVVDLMENGFEVVSIDDHSKSTTLLLDGIERITGKKLKNYKVDLKNWQDTRAVFQENADIEGVIHFAAYKAVGESVGQPLEYYENNLESLINVLKCVAEFNIGQFVFSSSCTVYGSPDKMPVTEDSPIKDAESPYGATKQMGERIIQDFAKVHDTKTILLRYFNPVGAHPSIEIGEIPLGKPQNLVPAITQTAIGKLPQMTVFGADYDTRDGSCLRDFIHVSDIAHAHTLALNYLLEDRNQSSCDVFNLGTGNGVTVLEAIKAFEKVSGEKLNYVIGPNRPGDIVAIYANNQHAVDSLKWDIRYDLDEMMHTAWAWEKKMAVDGRYSNQEKSVLN, from the coding sequence ATGGCAAAAAAGAAAATCCTGGTAACAGGAGGATGTGGATATATCGGTGCACACACCGTCGTCGATCTTATGGAAAATGGTTTTGAAGTGGTCTCTATAGATGATCACTCTAAATCTACTACCTTACTTCTGGATGGCATTGAACGAATTACAGGCAAAAAACTGAAAAATTATAAAGTAGATCTGAAAAACTGGCAGGATACACGTGCTGTTTTTCAGGAGAATGCAGATATTGAAGGCGTGATCCATTTCGCTGCTTATAAAGCAGTAGGGGAATCCGTAGGGCAGCCTCTTGAATATTATGAGAACAATCTGGAATCCCTTATCAATGTACTTAAATGTGTTGCAGAGTTTAATATCGGGCAGTTTGTGTTCTCTTCTTCATGCACAGTATATGGAAGCCCGGATAAAATGCCGGTAACAGAAGATTCGCCTATTAAGGATGCTGAATCCCCTTATGGTGCTACTAAACAGATGGGAGAGCGGATTATTCAGGATTTTGCCAAGGTACACGATACAAAAACGATCCTGCTACGTTATTTTAATCCTGTAGGGGCTCACCCGTCAATTGAGATTGGAGAAATTCCATTGGGCAAACCTCAGAATCTGGTTCCGGCTATTACACAGACTGCTATTGGTAAGCTTCCGCAAATGACCGTATTTGGAGCAGATTATGATACGCGTGACGGAAGTTGTCTGCGTGATTTTATTCATGTATCGGATATTGCCCATGCCCATACGCTGGCTTTGAATTATCTGCTGGAAGACAGAAACCAGTCCAGTTGTGACGTGTTTAACCTGGGCACAGGAAATGGGGTAACCGTACTGGAAGCTATTAAGGCCTTTGAAAAAGTTAGCGGCGAGAAACTCAATTATGTGATAGGTCCGAACCGGCCCGGCGATATTGTGGCGATCTATGCGAACAACCAACATGCCGTCGATAGCCTTAAATGGGATATCCGCT